In a single window of the Mesoplodon densirostris isolate mMesDen1 chromosome 16, mMesDen1 primary haplotype, whole genome shotgun sequence genome:
- the BANF2 gene encoding barrier-to-autointegration factor-like protein produces MDHMSPRLRAFLSEPIGEKDVAWVDGVSRELAINLCTKGFNKAYILLGQFLLMHKNEAEFQKWLICCCGATECEAQESSNCLKEWCSCFL; encoded by the exons atggaccaCATGTCTCCCAGGCTGAGAGCCTTCCTCTCTGAACCCATTGGAGAAAAGGATGTTGCCTGGGTAGATGGGGTCAGCCGTGAGCTTGCAATCAATCTGTGCACCAAAGGTTTCAACAAG GCCTACATCCTGTTGGGACAGTTCCTTCTGATGCACAAGAACGAAGCTGAGTTTCAGAAGTGGCTCATTTGCTGCTGCGGTGCCACCGAGTGTGAGGCCCAGGAGAGCTCGAACTGCCTGAAGGAGTGGTGCTCCTGCTTCCTGTAG